The DNA segment ATACCGATTATGATCTGCATTCGTTCAAGGCGGGCGTGAACTTCCGCTTCTGAGCGAAGGGCACTCGCTGCCCGGACTGATACCGCAACTCCCGTCGTCATCAGCGCCTTGGCGGGGATGGCGACGGGGGGCGAAGGCGTCGCACCGACCGAGGGGGAGCGGTCAACACGTCTTGCACGCGAGGTCCGGCGTGCTATCTAGCTAAGACAGTCGAATTCTTCGGGAGCTATGGTCATGACCCGTTTTGCCGCCGTTCGCGCCGTCATCGCGCTTGCCGTCGCCGCCGCGCTATCGGCTTGCGGGATCAATACCGTGCCCACCAAGGAAGAAACCGCAAAAGCTGCCTGGGCCGACGTCCAGAGCGCCTATCAGCGGCGCGCCGATCTCGTCCCAAATCTCGTCGCCTCGGTGCGCGGCGCGGCGCAGTCGGAAACGACGATACTCACCAATGTGACCGAGGCGCGCGCGCGGGCCACCAGCATCAATATCACGACCGACGACCTTTCGAACCCCGAGGAATTCCGCCGCTTTCAGGAGGCGCAGAACCAGCTGACCCAGGCGCTCGGCCAGCTGCGCACGGTGGTCGAAAACTATCCGCAGCTCCAAAGCCAGGCGCGCTTCGCCGACCTTATGACCGCGCTCGAAGGCAGCGAGAACCGCATCGACACCGCGCGCACTCGCTACAACGACGCGGTGCGCGACTATAACACCGAGATCCGCACCTTCCCGAGCGCGATCGGAGCCAAGCTCATCCATGGCGCGAAGCCGATGGTGCCGTTCGAAGCCTCCGAAGGCGCGCAGAACGCGCCGACGGTCGATTTCGGAAATATGGGCGCCGCCCCCGCGCAACCTGCCCCGGCGGTCAACGACAACGCCCCCGCCGCGACCCCGGCACCGGGACCGGCCCGCACCGCCGCGGCCCAGTAAGGCCGCGCTGATGCGCCGCCTGGCGGCTTTCCTCGCGCTGCTGCTGGCGCTCGTCTCCTCGGCCGCGTGGGCACAGCTGCCCGCGCGGCCGGCGGGGCCGGTGGCGGATTACGCCAATATCCTGCCTGATACGGACGAAGCTCTGCTCGATGCCAAGCTCCGGCAATGGACGCAGAGCAGCGGGCGGCCCATCGTAGTCGCGACCGTGCCCTCGCTCGGTGGGGAAGAGATCGAGCCCTATGCCGT comes from the Qipengyuania sediminis genome and includes:
- a CDS encoding LemA family protein — protein: MTRFAAVRAVIALAVAAALSACGINTVPTKEETAKAAWADVQSAYQRRADLVPNLVASVRGAAQSETTILTNVTEARARATSINITTDDLSNPEEFRRFQEAQNQLTQALGQLRTVVENYPQLQSQARFADLMTALEGSENRIDTARTRYNDAVRDYNTEIRTFPSAIGAKLIHGAKPMVPFEASEGAQNAPTVDFGNMGAAPAQPAPAVNDNAPAATPAPGPARTAAAQ